One genomic segment of Amycolatopsis sp. Hca4 includes these proteins:
- a CDS encoding maltotransferase domain-containing protein — translation MTGRLGIDDVSPSVSCGRYPAKAVVGEHIPVFATVWREGHDAVAATVAWRGPEDRLTRQTRMVPRGPDHPDEFAAVIAPDTTGLWTFRIDAWSDPWATWEHAVEVKVAAGQGPEDLANDLENGARLIERVSRRPDRRGEKALLTGAVKALRDEERSLAERVGPALSPEVRQVMHEFPVRELITKGKPLKIWADRRRAAYGSWYELFPRSTGGLDAEGKPVHGTFATAATALDRVAKMGFDVVYLPPIHPIGRVNRKGPNNTLDAKPEDVGSPWAIGADEGGHDAIHPELGTFEDFDAFVVRAEELGMEVALDFALQAAPDHPWVLKHPEFFTTRPDGSIAYAENPPKKYQDIYPINFDNDPKAVYEEMLRVITVWIDHGVKIFRVDNPHTKPPDFWAWLIQSVKDAHPDVLFLAEAFTRPARLWGLARLGFTQSYTYFTWRTGKQELIDFAIDLREHWNEGRPNLFVNTPDILHESLQRGGPGMFALRAALAATISPTWGVYSGYELFEHVPVREGSEEYLDSEKYQLRPRDFERALAEGRSLEPWLAKLNAVRKAHPALQQMRTLHFHHVDNDALLAYSKQDPATGDTVVTVVTLDPYGPQEGTLWLDTGALGFEAHERLIAHDEVTGDTWDWGPANFVRLEPWRAVAHVVSVRRRLAG, via the coding sequence ATGACCGGCCGGCTCGGCATCGACGACGTCTCCCCCAGCGTGAGCTGTGGCCGTTATCCGGCCAAAGCCGTTGTGGGGGAACACATCCCGGTCTTCGCGACCGTCTGGCGCGAGGGTCACGACGCCGTCGCGGCCACCGTCGCGTGGCGCGGTCCGGAAGACCGGCTGACCCGCCAGACGCGGATGGTGCCGCGCGGTCCCGACCACCCGGACGAGTTCGCCGCGGTGATCGCCCCGGACACCACCGGGCTGTGGACCTTCCGGATCGACGCGTGGAGCGACCCGTGGGCGACGTGGGAGCACGCCGTCGAGGTGAAGGTCGCCGCCGGGCAGGGACCCGAAGACCTCGCGAACGACCTCGAAAACGGCGCCCGGCTGATCGAGCGCGTCTCCCGCCGTCCCGACCGCCGGGGTGAGAAAGCGCTCTTGACCGGCGCGGTGAAGGCCCTGCGCGACGAAGAGCGCAGCCTCGCCGAGCGCGTCGGGCCCGCGCTCTCGCCCGAGGTCCGCCAGGTCATGCACGAGTTCCCGGTGCGGGAGCTGATCACCAAGGGCAAGCCGCTCAAGATCTGGGCGGACCGCCGCCGCGCCGCGTACGGCTCCTGGTACGAGCTGTTCCCCCGCTCGACCGGCGGTCTCGACGCCGAGGGCAAGCCGGTGCACGGCACCTTCGCCACCGCCGCGACCGCGCTGGACCGGGTCGCGAAAATGGGCTTCGACGTCGTCTACCTCCCGCCCATTCACCCGATCGGGCGAGTGAACCGCAAGGGGCCGAACAACACCCTCGACGCCAAGCCGGAGGACGTCGGCTCGCCGTGGGCGATCGGCGCCGACGAGGGCGGCCACGACGCCATCCACCCCGAGCTGGGCACCTTCGAGGACTTCGACGCCTTCGTGGTCCGCGCGGAGGAGCTCGGCATGGAGGTTGCGCTCGACTTCGCGCTGCAGGCCGCGCCCGACCACCCGTGGGTCCTCAAGCACCCCGAGTTCTTCACCACCCGCCCGGACGGCTCGATCGCCTACGCGGAGAACCCGCCGAAGAAGTACCAGGACATCTACCCGATCAACTTCGACAACGACCCCAAGGCCGTCTACGAAGAGATGCTGCGGGTGATCACCGTCTGGATCGACCACGGGGTCAAGATCTTCCGGGTCGACAACCCGCACACCAAGCCGCCGGACTTCTGGGCCTGGCTGATCCAGTCGGTCAAGGACGCCCACCCGGACGTGCTGTTCCTGGCCGAGGCGTTCACCCGCCCGGCGCGCCTGTGGGGCCTGGCCCGGCTCGGCTTCACCCAGAGCTACACCTACTTCACCTGGCGCACCGGCAAGCAGGAGCTGATCGACTTCGCCATCGACCTGCGGGAACACTGGAACGAGGGCCGGCCGAACCTGTTCGTCAACACCCCGGACATCCTCCACGAGTCGCTGCAGCGCGGCGGCCCGGGCATGTTCGCGCTGCGGGCGGCGCTCGCGGCGACGATCTCGCCGACGTGGGGCGTCTACTCCGGCTACGAGCTGTTCGAGCACGTCCCGGTCCGCGAGGGCAGCGAGGAGTACCTCGACTCCGAGAAGTACCAGCTGCGCCCGCGCGACTTCGAACGCGCGCTCGCCGAAGGGCGTTCGCTGGAGCCGTGGCTGGCGAAGCTGAACGCCGTCCGCAAGGCGCACCCCGCGCTGCAGCAGATGCGCACCCTGCACTTCCACCACGTCGACAACGACGCGCTGCTGGCCTACTCCAAACAGGACCCGGCCACCGGCGACACCGTGGTCACGGTCGTCACCCTCGACCCGTACGGGCCCCAGGAGGGCACGCTCTGGCTCGACACCGGCGCGCTCGGCTTCGAAGCGCACGAACGGCTGATCGCGCACGACGAGGTCACCGGCGACACGTGGGACTGGGGTCCGGCGAACTTCGTCCGGCTCGAACCGTGGCGGGCCGTGGCGCACGTCGTGTCGGTCAGGCGACGGCTGGCCGGCTGA
- the ppgK gene encoding polyphosphate--glucose phosphotransferase, with protein sequence MEATRRGFGIDIGGSGIKGALVDLDKGQLIGERIRIETPKPSTPSAVADVVHDIVTQAGWDGPVGVTLPAVVKKGVAHTAANIDKQWIGTDADALFAKRLGVDVDQVAMLNDADAAGMAEIRFGDPVARTGVTALLTFGTGIGSAVFQDGKLVPNTEFGHLEIDGHDAEKRAAASVKDNEGLSYPEWAKRVHRYLTVLENLIWPDLFIVGGGVSKKAEKWVPLLNIRTPVLVASLQNNAGIVGAAAAAAEGIQH encoded by the coding sequence GTGGAGGCGACCCGCCGAGGTTTCGGCATCGACATCGGCGGCAGCGGGATCAAGGGTGCCCTGGTCGACCTGGACAAGGGGCAGCTCATCGGCGAGCGGATCCGGATCGAGACGCCGAAGCCGTCCACGCCGTCGGCGGTGGCGGACGTCGTGCACGACATCGTCACGCAGGCGGGCTGGGACGGCCCGGTCGGCGTGACGCTGCCCGCGGTCGTCAAGAAGGGCGTCGCGCACACCGCGGCCAACATCGACAAGCAGTGGATCGGCACCGACGCCGACGCGCTGTTCGCCAAGCGGCTCGGCGTCGATGTCGACCAGGTGGCGATGCTCAACGACGCCGACGCCGCCGGCATGGCGGAGATCCGCTTCGGCGACCCGGTCGCGCGTACCGGCGTGACCGCCCTGCTCACCTTCGGCACCGGCATCGGCAGCGCGGTGTTCCAGGACGGCAAGCTCGTCCCCAACACCGAATTCGGCCACCTCGAGATCGACGGCCACGACGCCGAGAAGCGCGCGGCGGCGTCGGTGAAGGACAACGAGGGGCTCTCCTACCCCGAATGGGCCAAGCGCGTGCACCGTTATCTGACCGTGCTGGAGAACCTGATCTGGCCCGATCTGTTCATCGTCGGCGGCGGGGTCAGCAAGAAGGCCGAGAAATGGGTGCCGCTGCTGAACATCCGCACTCCGGTGCTGGTCGCGAGCCTGCAGAACAACGCCGGCATCGTCGGCGCGGCGGCCGCCGCGGCGGAGGGCATCCAGCACTGA
- a CDS encoding phosphotransferase codes for MSDPRELVDDLTEDLKRWLPEQRWFAGKDRPVTDVRTLGVTELVSGDPQLLHVVVEVAQDDRREPYQLLVGRRTHPPEIASTSWIGAVGDLNAYEASGDLDVTGVLLDLMAREETVGSLTFEHEPGVELETGLRARPITSEQSNTSLVYAGQYILKLFRKLSPGKNKDLLLHRALQGVGSKHIAAPLGSITGDLDGEPTTVGMLQQFVSDAVDGWAMATTSVRDLMAAPDLHAGEVGGDFAGEAERLGRAVAEVHADLAEALGTEPVDADELERSAKAMLDRLDTIAGRVPELAAHAPALRAAFERVRTLPLDSVTMQYIHGDLHLGQVLRTVGGWLLIDFEGEPAAPVEERHALRSPLRDVAGMLRSFDYAAQQMLVGQPDDPALAERAHEWSERNRAAFCEGYAAVAADPREQGELLRAFELDKAVYEVGYEHANRPDWLGVPLASIARITSGGTTP; via the coding sequence TTGTCCGACCCGCGCGAGCTGGTCGACGACCTGACCGAGGACCTGAAGCGCTGGCTGCCGGAGCAGCGCTGGTTCGCCGGCAAGGACCGGCCGGTCACCGACGTCCGGACGCTCGGTGTGACCGAGCTGGTCTCGGGTGATCCGCAGCTGCTGCACGTGGTCGTGGAGGTCGCCCAGGACGACCGGCGCGAGCCGTACCAGCTGCTGGTGGGCCGGCGGACGCACCCGCCGGAGATCGCCTCGACCAGCTGGATCGGCGCCGTCGGGGACCTCAACGCCTACGAGGCGTCCGGGGACCTCGACGTCACCGGCGTGCTGCTGGACCTGATGGCCCGCGAGGAGACCGTCGGGTCGCTGACCTTCGAGCACGAGCCCGGCGTGGAGCTGGAGACCGGGCTGCGGGCGCGGCCGATCACGTCGGAGCAGAGCAACACGTCCCTGGTCTACGCCGGGCAGTACATCCTCAAGCTGTTCCGGAAGCTGTCGCCGGGCAAGAACAAGGACCTGCTGCTGCACCGCGCGCTGCAGGGCGTGGGCAGCAAGCACATCGCGGCGCCGCTCGGCTCGATCACCGGCGACCTGGACGGCGAGCCGACCACGGTCGGCATGCTCCAGCAGTTCGTCTCCGACGCGGTCGACGGCTGGGCGATGGCCACCACCAGCGTCCGCGACCTGATGGCCGCGCCGGACCTGCACGCCGGTGAGGTCGGCGGCGACTTCGCCGGCGAGGCCGAGCGGCTCGGGCGGGCCGTCGCCGAGGTGCACGCGGACCTGGCCGAGGCGCTCGGCACCGAGCCCGTGGACGCCGACGAGCTGGAACGCTCGGCGAAGGCGATGCTCGACCGGCTCGACACGATCGCCGGGCGCGTGCCCGAGCTGGCCGCGCACGCCCCGGCTCTGCGGGCGGCGTTCGAGAGGGTGCGCACCCTCCCGCTGGACTCGGTGACCATGCAGTACATCCACGGCGACCTGCACCTCGGCCAGGTGCTGCGGACCGTCGGCGGCTGGCTGCTGATCGACTTCGAGGGCGAGCCGGCGGCCCCGGTGGAAGAGAGGCACGCGCTCCGCTCGCCGTTGCGCGATGTCGCGGGCATGCTGAGGTCGTTCGACTACGCGGCCCAGCAGATGCTGGTCGGCCAGCCGGACGACCCGGCGCTGGCCGAGCGCGCCCACGAATGGTCGGAGCGCAACCGGGCGGCGTTCTGCGAGGGGTACGCCGCGGTCGCGGCGGACCCGCGCGAGCAGGGCGAGCTGCTGCGCGCCTTCGAACTGGACAAGGCGGTCTACGAGGTGGGCTACGAGCACGCGAACCGGCCGGACTGGCTCGGCGTGCCGCTCGCCTCGATCGCCCGGATCACTAGCGGAGGGACGACACCGTGA
- a CDS encoding inositol monophosphatase family protein yields MSDVGVDESLLKSVAVQVATEAATLVREAWEGMASGRAVAVGTKSGATDVVTAVDHESERLVRSRLAALRPGEPVLGEEGGGAAGDGVTWVVDPIDGTVNFLYGLPWFAVSVAAQIGGESVAGAVVEPASGRVWSAARGQGAYLDGRRLAVSAPSALEVTLVGTGFAYSPARRTRQARFAASLLGHVRDIRRNGAASLDLCAVAAGWLDAYVEHGLNRWDWAAGALIAAEAGARVALPGTAPELGADATYAAAPSIADPLRKILADCGAAEV; encoded by the coding sequence ATGTCGGACGTGGGAGTTGACGAGTCGTTGCTGAAAAGCGTCGCGGTGCAGGTCGCGACGGAAGCCGCCACCCTGGTCCGCGAGGCGTGGGAGGGCATGGCTTCCGGTCGCGCGGTCGCCGTCGGGACCAAGTCCGGGGCGACCGACGTGGTGACCGCGGTCGACCACGAGTCCGAGCGCCTGGTGCGTTCCCGGCTGGCTGCTCTGCGGCCCGGGGAGCCGGTGCTGGGCGAGGAGGGCGGTGGTGCCGCGGGCGACGGCGTGACGTGGGTGGTCGACCCGATCGACGGGACGGTCAACTTCCTCTACGGGCTGCCGTGGTTCGCGGTCTCGGTGGCCGCCCAGATCGGCGGCGAGTCGGTGGCGGGCGCGGTGGTCGAGCCGGCGAGCGGCCGCGTGTGGTCGGCGGCCCGCGGCCAGGGCGCGTACCTGGACGGACGGCGGCTGGCGGTCTCGGCGCCGTCGGCCTTGGAAGTGACGTTGGTCGGAACCGGTTTCGCGTACTCGCCGGCACGGCGGACGCGCCAGGCGCGGTTCGCGGCCTCGCTGCTGGGGCACGTGCGCGACATCCGCCGCAACGGGGCGGCCTCGCTGGACCTGTGCGCGGTGGCGGCGGGCTGGCTGGACGCGTACGTGGAGCACGGCCTCAACCGCTGGGACTGGGCGGCGGGCGCGCTGATCGCGGCGGAGGCGGGCGCGCGGGTGGCGCTGCCGGGGACGGCACCGGAGCTGGGTGCGGACGCGACGTACGCGGCGGCACCGTCGATCGCGGACCCGCTGCGGAAGATCCTCGCGGACTGCGGCGCGGCGGAGGTCTGA
- the treS gene encoding maltose alpha-D-glucosyltransferase, which yields MADEARPDAVLGLEGVPHTGEAVTADGMLVEPQAGDFRSAQQAPSNPEWFKGAVFYEVLVRAFADSNGDGTGDLRGLAGRLDYLAWLGIDCLWLPPFYASPLRDGGYDISDFRAVLPEFGSVEDFVFLLNEAHRRGIRVITDLVLNHTSDAHPWFQQSRSEPDGPYGDYYVWSDDDSRYADARIIFVDTETSNWTYDPVRGQFYWHRFFSHQPDLNYENVDVQNAMIDVLRFWLDLGIDGFRLDAVPYLFEQEGTNCENLPRTHEFLKRCRKVVDDEYPGRILLAEANQWPSDVVEYFGDPAVGGDECHMAFHFPLMPRIFMAVRRESRFPISEILTQTPEIPSGTQWGIFLRNHDELTLEMVTDEERDYMYAEYAKDPRMKANIGIRRRLAPLLDNDRNQQELFTAMLLSLPGSPVLYYGDEIGMGDNIWLGDRDAVRTPMQWTPDRNAGFSSCDPGRIYLPVIMDPVYGYQGLNVEAQSNNASSLLNWTRRMIEVRKQHHAFAEGEFVDLGGSNPSVLAYKRQWRRPDGGEDVVLCVNNLSRFPQPVELDLSAHRGCTPVELTGGVRFPSIGDLSYLLTLPGHGFYWFQLTSPGDEGETR from the coding sequence ATGGCGGATGAGGCCCGGCCTGACGCGGTGTTGGGGCTCGAGGGCGTGCCGCACACCGGCGAAGCGGTGACCGCCGACGGCATGCTCGTGGAACCGCAGGCCGGGGACTTCCGGTCGGCGCAGCAGGCGCCGAGCAACCCGGAGTGGTTCAAGGGCGCGGTGTTCTACGAAGTGCTGGTGCGCGCGTTCGCCGACTCCAACGGCGACGGCACCGGCGACCTGCGCGGCCTGGCCGGGAGACTCGACTACCTGGCCTGGCTGGGCATCGACTGCCTGTGGCTGCCGCCGTTCTACGCCTCGCCGCTGCGCGACGGCGGGTACGACATCAGCGACTTCCGCGCGGTGCTGCCGGAGTTCGGCAGCGTCGAGGACTTCGTCTTCCTGCTGAACGAGGCCCACCGGCGCGGCATCCGGGTGATCACCGACCTGGTGCTCAACCACACCTCGGACGCGCACCCGTGGTTCCAGCAGTCGCGCAGCGAGCCCGACGGCCCGTACGGCGACTACTACGTGTGGAGCGACGACGACTCCCGCTACGCCGACGCGCGGATCATCTTCGTCGACACCGAGACGTCGAACTGGACCTACGACCCGGTCCGCGGCCAGTTCTACTGGCACCGGTTCTTCTCCCACCAGCCCGACCTGAACTACGAGAACGTCGACGTCCAGAACGCGATGATCGACGTCCTGCGGTTTTGGCTCGACCTGGGCATCGACGGGTTCCGGCTGGACGCCGTGCCGTACCTGTTCGAGCAGGAGGGCACCAACTGCGAGAACCTGCCGCGCACGCACGAGTTCCTCAAGCGCTGCCGCAAGGTCGTCGACGACGAGTACCCGGGCCGGATCCTGCTGGCCGAGGCGAACCAGTGGCCGTCGGACGTCGTCGAGTACTTCGGCGACCCGGCCGTCGGCGGCGACGAGTGCCACATGGCGTTCCACTTCCCGCTGATGCCGCGGATCTTCATGGCCGTGCGGCGCGAGTCGCGCTTCCCGATCTCGGAGATCCTCACCCAGACCCCGGAAATCCCCAGCGGCACCCAGTGGGGCATCTTCCTGCGCAACCACGACGAGCTGACCCTCGAGATGGTCACCGACGAAGAGCGCGATTACATGTACGCGGAGTACGCCAAGGACCCGCGCATGAAGGCCAACATCGGCATCCGCCGAAGGCTGGCGCCGCTGCTGGACAACGACCGCAACCAGCAGGAGCTCTTCACCGCGATGCTGCTGTCCCTGCCGGGTTCACCCGTTCTGTACTACGGTGACGAGATCGGCATGGGAGACAACATCTGGCTCGGCGACCGCGACGCGGTGCGCACCCCCATGCAGTGGACCCCGGACCGCAACGCCGGGTTCTCCTCCTGCGACCCGGGCCGCATCTACCTGCCGGTGATCATGGACCCGGTGTACGGCTACCAGGGCCTGAACGTCGAGGCGCAGTCGAACAACGCGTCGTCGCTGCTCAACTGGACCCGCCGGATGATCGAGGTGCGCAAGCAGCACCACGCGTTCGCCGAAGGCGAGTTCGTCGACCTCGGCGGGTCCAACCCGAGCGTGCTGGCCTACAAGCGCCAGTGGCGGCGCCCGGACGGCGGCGAGGACGTCGTGCTCTGCGTGAACAACCTGTCCCGGTTCCCGCAGCCGGTGGAGCTGGACCTGTCCGCGCACCGCGGGTGCACGCCGGTGGAGCTCACCGGTGGCGTGCGGTTCCCCAGCATCGGGGACCTGTCGTACCTGCTGACGCTGCCCGGGCACGGCTTCTACTGGTTCCAGCTGACGAGCCCGGGAGACGAAGGCGAAACGAGGTGA
- the glgB gene encoding 1,4-alpha-glucan branching protein GlgB — protein sequence MNAVPEGLPAAAPPAADIDRLLAGSHHDPHSVLGVHAVGKGFAARALLPGAKAVTLCAGGQKYPMDPVIDALFAVAVPEHPGDYRFEVEYDGHTAVADDPYRWLPTVGELDLHLIGEGRHERLWEALGAHVRSYETPNGVVEGTSFAVWAPNARGIRVIGDFNGWDGRGHPMRSLGSSGVWELFVPGVGAGTCYKFRILGADGNWHEKADPLAFATEQPPATASVVTRSAHLWEDDEWVAQREATQWAAAPMSIYEVHLGSWRPGLDYRELADQLGDYLVETGFTHVELLPVSEHPFGGSWGYQVTSYYAPTSRFGSPDDFRYFVDRLHQRGIGVLVDWVPAHFPRDSWALARFDGTPLYEHADPRRGEQPDWGTLVFDFGRNEVRNFLVANALFWLDEFHLDGLRVDAVASMLYLDYSRKDGEWLPNQYGGRENLDAVRFLQELNATVYKRHPGVVMVAEESTAWPGVTRPTHLGGLGFGFKWNMGWMHDTLRYLSHEPIHRAYHHNEMTFSLVYAWSENFVLPLSHDEVVHGKGSLWGRMPGDAWNKAAGLRSLLAFMWAHPGKQLLFMGGEFGQPGEWSESRSLDWHLMEEPLHLGVWELLRSLNTIYRSSPALYSQDTSPEGFAWIDANDSSGNVLSFLRIGADGSRLACVANFAGVPHHDYRVGLPSAGRWLEVVNTDAEAYGGSGVGNMGAVEATEEPWHGQPASAVLQLPPAGVLWLVEETPETPELP from the coding sequence GTGAACGCGGTTCCCGAAGGCCTCCCGGCCGCGGCCCCGCCGGCCGCGGACATCGACCGGCTGCTCGCCGGGTCCCACCACGACCCGCACTCGGTGCTGGGCGTGCACGCGGTGGGCAAGGGCTTCGCGGCCCGGGCGCTGCTGCCCGGCGCGAAGGCCGTCACGCTCTGCGCGGGCGGCCAGAAGTACCCGATGGACCCGGTGATCGACGCGCTGTTCGCCGTCGCCGTGCCCGAGCACCCCGGCGACTACCGGTTCGAGGTCGAGTACGACGGGCACACCGCCGTCGCCGACGACCCGTACCGCTGGCTGCCCACGGTCGGCGAGCTGGACCTGCACCTGATCGGCGAGGGACGGCACGAGCGGCTCTGGGAAGCGCTCGGCGCGCACGTCCGCTCCTACGAGACGCCCAACGGCGTCGTCGAGGGGACGTCGTTCGCGGTCTGGGCGCCGAACGCCCGCGGCATCCGCGTGATCGGCGACTTCAACGGCTGGGACGGGCGCGGGCACCCGATGCGCTCGCTCGGCTCGTCCGGCGTCTGGGAGCTGTTCGTGCCCGGCGTCGGCGCGGGCACCTGCTACAAGTTCCGGATCCTCGGCGCCGACGGCAACTGGCACGAGAAGGCCGACCCGCTGGCGTTCGCCACCGAGCAGCCGCCCGCGACGGCGTCGGTCGTCACGCGTTCGGCGCACCTGTGGGAAGACGACGAGTGGGTCGCCCAGCGCGAAGCCACCCAGTGGGCCGCGGCGCCGATGAGCATCTACGAGGTCCACCTGGGTTCGTGGCGGCCCGGGCTCGACTACCGCGAGCTGGCCGACCAGCTGGGCGACTACCTGGTCGAAACCGGTTTCACGCACGTGGAGCTGCTGCCGGTGTCGGAGCACCCGTTCGGCGGGTCGTGGGGCTACCAGGTGACGTCGTACTACGCGCCGACGTCCCGCTTCGGCTCGCCGGACGACTTCCGCTACTTCGTCGACCGCCTGCACCAGCGGGGGATCGGCGTGCTGGTGGACTGGGTGCCCGCCCACTTCCCGCGCGACAGCTGGGCGCTGGCCCGCTTCGACGGGACACCGCTGTACGAGCACGCGGACCCGCGCCGCGGCGAGCAGCCCGACTGGGGCACGCTCGTGTTCGACTTCGGCCGCAACGAGGTCCGCAACTTCCTGGTCGCCAACGCCCTGTTCTGGCTCGACGAGTTCCACCTCGACGGCCTGCGCGTGGACGCCGTCGCGTCGATGCTGTACCTCGACTACTCCCGCAAGGACGGGGAGTGGCTGCCCAACCAGTACGGCGGCCGGGAAAACCTGGACGCGGTGCGGTTCCTGCAGGAGCTGAACGCGACCGTCTACAAGCGACACCCGGGTGTGGTGATGGTCGCCGAGGAGTCGACGGCCTGGCCGGGCGTCACCCGGCCCACCCACCTCGGCGGCCTCGGGTTCGGTTTCAAGTGGAACATGGGCTGGATGCACGACACGCTCCGGTACCTGTCCCACGAGCCGATCCACCGCGCGTACCACCACAACGAGATGACGTTCTCGCTCGTGTACGCGTGGAGCGAGAACTTCGTGCTGCCGCTGTCGCACGACGAAGTGGTGCACGGCAAGGGATCCCTGTGGGGCCGGATGCCGGGCGACGCGTGGAACAAGGCGGCCGGGCTGCGCTCGCTGCTGGCGTTCATGTGGGCCCACCCGGGCAAGCAGCTGCTGTTCATGGGCGGCGAGTTCGGCCAGCCGGGGGAGTGGTCGGAGTCGCGGTCGCTGGACTGGCACCTCATGGAGGAGCCGCTGCACCTCGGCGTGTGGGAGCTGCTGCGGTCGCTGAACACGATCTACCGCTCGTCCCCGGCGTTGTACAGCCAGGACACCTCGCCGGAAGGCTTCGCCTGGATCGACGCGAACGACTCCAGCGGCAACGTGCTGAGCTTCCTCCGCATCGGCGCCGACGGCTCGCGCCTGGCCTGCGTCGCCAACTTCGCCGGGGTCCCGCACCACGACTACCGGGTCGGGTTGCCGTCGGCGGGCCGCTGGCTGGAGGTGGTCAACACCGACGCCGAGGCGTACGGCGGCTCCGGCGTCGGCAACATGGGCGCGGTGGAGGCCACGGAGGAGCCGTGGCACGGCCAGCCGGCCTCCGCGGTCCTCCAGCTGCCGCCCGCCGGGGTCCTCTGGCTGGTCGAGGAAACCCCGGAGACCCCCGAACTCCCGTAA
- a CDS encoding RNA polymerase sigma factor yields MAAARTATRGGTKTATAAGEPAEEAATGTAKPAARKTTTTKKAPAKKAPAKKAVTKGPKTEDGEPDGPGELEDDDLGSPDLSDLEEVEVDVVDETVSDEPDTDSADDDDDDEEEADEETPAARRRGAAADKAAKGSDNPDFVWDEEESEALRQARKDAELTASADSVRAYLKQIGKVALLNAEEEVELAKRIEAGLYAAERVRTAEEEGEKLVTQMRRDLKWIVRDGERAKNHLLEANLRLVVSLAKRYTGRGMAFLDLIQEGNLGLIRAVEKFDYTKGYKFSTYATWWIRQAITRAMADQARTIRIPVHMVEVINKLGRIQRELLQDLGREPTPEELAKEMDISPEKVLEIQQYAREPISLDQTIGDEGDSQLGDFIEDSEAVVAVDAVSFTLLQDQLQSVLQTLSEREAGVVRLRFGLTDGQPRTLDEIGQVYGVTRERIRQIESKTMSKLRHPSRSQVLRDYLD; encoded by the coding sequence GTGGCAGCCGCAAGAACCGCAACCCGAGGCGGGACGAAGACAGCGACCGCAGCCGGCGAGCCGGCCGAAGAGGCAGCCACCGGGACGGCGAAGCCGGCGGCCCGCAAGACCACCACCACCAAGAAGGCGCCGGCCAAGAAGGCGCCCGCGAAGAAGGCCGTGACCAAGGGCCCGAAGACCGAGGACGGCGAGCCGGACGGTCCCGGCGAGCTCGAGGACGACGATCTCGGTTCGCCCGACCTGTCGGACCTGGAAGAGGTCGAGGTCGACGTCGTCGACGAGACGGTCAGCGACGAGCCGGACACCGACTCGGCCGACGACGACGATGACGACGAAGAGGAAGCCGACGAGGAGACCCCGGCGGCGCGCCGCCGTGGCGCCGCGGCCGACAAGGCGGCGAAGGGCTCCGACAACCCGGACTTCGTCTGGGACGAGGAAGAGTCGGAGGCCCTGCGCCAGGCGCGCAAGGACGCCGAGCTCACCGCGTCGGCCGACTCCGTGCGTGCCTACCTCAAGCAGATCGGCAAGGTCGCGCTGCTGAACGCGGAGGAGGAGGTGGAGCTGGCCAAGCGGATCGAGGCCGGGCTCTACGCCGCCGAGCGCGTGCGCACCGCCGAGGAGGAGGGCGAGAAGCTCGTCACCCAGATGCGCCGCGATCTCAAGTGGATCGTGCGTGACGGCGAGCGCGCCAAGAACCACCTGCTCGAGGCGAACCTCCGGCTCGTGGTCTCGCTGGCCAAGCGCTACACCGGCCGCGGCATGGCGTTCCTGGACCTGATCCAGGAGGGCAACCTCGGCCTGATCCGCGCGGTGGAGAAGTTCGACTACACCAAGGGCTACAAGTTCTCGACGTACGCCACGTGGTGGATCCGCCAGGCGATCACCCGCGCGATGGCCGACCAGGCCCGCACCATCCGCATCCCGGTGCACATGGTCGAGGTCATCAACAAGCTGGGCCGCATCCAGCGCGAGCTGCTCCAGGACCTCGGCCGCGAGCCGACCCCGGAAGAGCTCGCGAAGGAGATGGACATCTCCCCGGAGAAGGTCCTGGAGATCCAGCAGTACGCGCGCGAACCGATCTCGCTGGACCAGACGATCGGCGACGAGGGCGACTCGCAGCTCGGTGACTTCATCGAGGACTCCGAGGCGGTTGTCGCGGTGGACGCGGTGTCGTTCACGCTGCTGCAGGACCAGCTCCAGTCGGTGCTGCAGACGCTGTCCGAGCGCGAGGCGGGCGTGGTCCGGCTGCGCTTCGGCCTCACCGACGGCCAGCCGCGCACGCTCGACGAGATCGGCCAGGTGTACGGGGTGACCCGCGAGCGCATCCGGCAGATCGAGTCGAAGACGATGTCCAAGCTGCGCCACCCGTCGCGGTCGCAGGTCCTGCGGGACTACCTGGACTGA